From the genome of Mauremys reevesii isolate NIE-2019 linkage group 24, ASM1616193v1, whole genome shotgun sequence:
AAACAGCGATTTACAGCACAGGACTAGCAGCCAGGTTCTGCAAGGGGACTGGTGCCTAGTGGTGCTTAGAGTCCTGgggtctgtccccagctctgggaggggagtgggggctggtgggttagagcaggcgggctgggaaccaggactcctgggttctctccctggctctgggaggggagtgggggctagtgggttagagcaggggggctgggaaccaggactcctgggttctctcccggctctgggagaggagtgaggaCTATGGCGAGAGAGCAGGGCATCAGGATTCTAAAGTCCATGAAGGAATGGCAGCCCGATGCTTAGCACAGGACTAGGAAGGGAACCCGGGTGTCCTGGTTCCCTGTTTCCAGCCTGGCTCTGTTCTGAAGAGCTCCGGGTGACTccctggcttttcctctccccaGCGACACAGCACCAGGTGCTCTCTTGCTCCAGCTCACAGTCCTGCTGTGTCCTTTTGCAGACGCTGTTTGGACTCGAGTGCCCAGAGAGATCTTGTGCCGTAGGATTCCCCACGGATTCTCCGTCAAGCCCTAACACCTGTCAGACTCCAAGTCTCCCCCCATTCAcctgccccaaagtgcttgcCATCCGCTGCCCTAGCCAAAgccagagctgatctgcaggcCCGTGAGCTGGGATGGCTGAGATGAAGCGGCCGGTCATTTCCCACccttgggaggaggaggagtgcttGGAGTACTACGGCATGGTGTCCTTGCACCACATGTTCGAGGTGATCGGCTCCCAGCTGACAGAGAATGATGTGGCTgtgctctccttcctccttgatgAGACCCAGCCCTGGACCCACCCGCTGGACCCCAGGCTGTGGGCCGTGGTGGAGGAGGATGGAACAGAAACCCCCTCGCCTCTTCTGGAGAGCTGGCAAAGGAGGAGCCGGCGCTGGCAAGCTCCGgtggaggcagctgggagcctaGAGGTGGTGGGCGAGCGGCACCAGCCCAGGAATggggtggagctgctgctggagctggagaggagagggagatgtGACGAGACCAATttcctgcagctcctgcagctcctgcgGTTGCTGACCAGGCATGACCTGTTGCCTTACGTCACCCTGAAGAGGCAGCGGACAGGTACCAGGgcttgggaggagaagggggcattGGCTCCAGGCTGTGcttgtggggctgctctgagCCAGACTTGGGACAATGAGGCACACAGGGGGCGGTTTCCGTCCGCTGAATCCCGCTGTGGTGCTATCCCAGGGGAActcacctctctcctcccccttagTGTCCCCTGAGCGATACACCTACGGCCCGTCTGTGACAGCTTCCGACCGGCAGATGGACAGTTGCCTCGGCTCAGCCtctgcagagacccagcccgaTCAGTGGGAGACAGGTACGATGGCAGGCtacgctggggtggggggggtgcattGCCCTCTGCCAGCACTAACCCCTTCCCCTTCTGCATAGCTAGGAATGGGGCCGCAGGCCATTGGCCTCAGCACCCTGGGGAATGAGCCTGCATCTCAGCCCTAGCGTGCAGTGTGCTCCTTTCCCTGGCTAGTGCCTGCCCCCTGGAGGTGTGGGGAGCTGAGGGCAAGGGCTGTGTGGGAGGTGGGTCCTAAATCCCTCTCCTCTCCTAgcgccagggacagaacccaggagtcctggctcctggtgCCCCTGCTTTAGCCCCTAGAACCCAGGCCCTTTGTGGAGCCCTGCTCTGAGCCCTTGCCCTGTCCTCTGCAAGGCGCCTGTTACCCAGACCTTCCCTCCCTTCTCCAGGCTCCAACTCCAGCAAGAGGAAGCGGGTGAGCAGAGGCAGGGCACGGGCCAGTGCCCTCGGCAGGCGGCGCGGGGCCAAGACCGTCCCTGCCCTCAACCAGGAGCCCCCGTCCCCCACCAAAGTGACCTGTGGTAGGTGTCTGGCTGGCGCAtgcccagggtccccccaccTTTGGACCAGGCCATGGAAAGActccagttcccagtgggggaTAGATTGGAGCCTCCTGCTCTTCCCCCCctagctggggtggggcagggatgctGGTCTGAGTCTCTAGCCAAAGTGCAGGCCCTTCCGTGTCAGTGACTTCGGGGCGGGGtgcctcaccccagccctgtggggcctctctctggggtgggggagcagggagccctggCCCACTCCTGTGAGCCCCGTCCCCCTGGCTGTCCCGCTCACTCTTCGCTCATGGCTCCAACTGTCCGAATGGCTCCACCTTGTGAGAGGGCGGGAGAAAACGCCTGAGATGTGCCAGGCGCTGGCCTGGGCGGGGCCTGACTTCCACCCGTGTTATATGCTGGTCTAGGGGCTGAGCCCGGGGTAGGCAGCTAACCCCAGGCCAGTACAGACTAGGAGGAGCAAGCAACTGAGCGAACGCTGGTTCCACTGCAGGAAATTCGAATCCCAACCCAGATTGATTCCAGCTGCGTGTCTGTCCAGCCCCTAGCGCGGGAGGGCCTGGTGTGGGACTGAGGTGCTGTTGGAGAGCAGAGAGCTGAGGTTATTGTGGGACTGTGCTGTGTCCCCCTCTTGGGGTGTCACAGGGTTCAGCTCTGCCCTCTAGCTGTTCCTCAGGCACTGCCTGTAGACTAGCAAAGGCCACTGAGGCTGGCTCCTGCAGTGGTTGGTTGTGCAAAGTGCCAGTTCCAGGTGCTGCCGAATTCGTGGGTTCTAGGCCCAGCTCAGCCGCTGCCCTGCCGGGGGATTTTAGGCAAGTCACGCTGCCTTTCTGTGGCTCAATCACttgggaaagtgctttgagatctctcgGTGGAAAGCGCTGTCGGAGCCAGGGCTTAGCATTGTTCAGCTCCAGGAGTCCACAGACTTGTGACTAGAAGGTCAGGGCCCTCTGAGCGCCTCCTGCTTGGGGGGGGGCCCTCTAGCAGGTTCTGCGGGGGAATGGAAGCCGCGTGGTGCCAGGCACACCCTGAGGGCTGGCGAGGTAGTGGAATGATCACATCTGACCTTAAATTCTAGGAATCTAGCATGGCTCATGGCCATTTCCAAATACCCACCTAGCTCTGATAGCCCCCAGATGCTGCCCTTCGTGGGGGGAGCCAGCTCAGTTCCAAGGTGGTGGCCTGGATTTCTGTCTCCAAGACCAGCATATAACCCCTGCGCCCCGCTCAGCCAGCCGCGTGCCGAGCGCCAGCATCACCACCGCTCTGGGGCCTCTTGTCTGTCAGTGCGATGCGAATGACCAGCAAAGCAAACTGCACAAAAACGCTCTCTTCCCGTTTGACCAATTTGCAGGCCATGAGTTCTAACGAAGAAGGTTCAAAAATAATTCAATGAGTGTCAATACTGCAACTGCACGGTGCAGCTAAGCCATCCGGCGGGTAGGTGCACGGGTCGGGCCGTAAGCTCCCTTCCACACTGTCTGTTTGATAATGTTCCCTTGCTTCTTGGGGGCACAAATCCCAGGGCCGCTGGCGAGGTCCAGACGGCAGCTCTGCATTCGTAATTTCCTGAGCCGCAGGAGGCTGGGGCCTCCCCTCTGGCTGCCTCCAGGCTAGGGCCTGGCGACGGCTCTGATTCGCCTTGGGATCACGatttttttgttgctgctgctgctacttgaTTTCTGCCAATTCTCTCTCAATCCACCGTTTAAATTCCAGGTTACTAAGCAAAAGTTGATGATAAAGAGACCCTGTGTCTCTATTGCAAGCTACTCAGAACTGTCTCGCAAAGGTAACTGACTCCAGCGCACCCAATCTCGCCTGCAGTTGTCGGTGAAACCCATCCTGTTTTGAATGTGTGCTCTAAACCCCCACTGCAGGGCTCTGACAGGGCTCCCCCCATGCATGCTGATCCAGAGAGACCTCAGCAGTGCTGAGCCCAGCCCCCTTTGGGACAGCTCCTGTGTCCCTGCCAAGAGGGTCCGGCCACTCCAGAAGGGCACGGCGGGGAGTCTGTGCCACAGCCCCCCAGCAGGGTCTGCTGGGAGCGGCTGCCGCATGCCAGCTCGCATGCTGGGGTGCCAGTGGGAACGGGGGATGGACCGAGTAACCCCCAAACCCCAGCGTGCTGGATTCCTCCCAGACTCCATCCAGGAGCGGGCAGCCGGTGGCTCACGTCTCAGATGGTCCCCAACCCATGGCGCTGGTCACTGCTGGAGCCATTAGAACAGGCTTGGAATCTGGCACCCTCCTGCCAGCTGCCCGCCTCATACGCCCCCCAGCCACTCTGCACAGCCTGGTTAACAGCCCACCCCTGCTGTGTCACTGGCTCCCGTGCTCCCCCGAGTCTCTGGGGGGCGCCTCTCAACCCTCCGGCCTGGTGTCGGTCCAGCAGTCAGCAGCCGGCCCCCCCGCAGCTGAGGTTCTTTGCCGCATTGATGCCCAGAATGATGGCTTGCTGTTACCATGTGCTAAAAACTTTGAACCCCGTTTCTCTCGGTCCACAGTTGAGATCAACCCCCCGGAAAGCATAAGTATCGGCCCATGCAAGCAGGCCGAGTGCCATGAACCCAAACTCACTTCAGAGCAGAGCTCCCCCGGTGCCCCGTGccagggcagcccctgggcccagcagctctgcctggtagctgggccgggaggggcagggccctggatgTAACAGGCTCTGTGCTCACCCACCCCACGTGTGGGGAGTCCGGGCTGCTAGTGCAAAAGCCCCACTCAGCTGCTCCCCCCGACCCTCTCACGCTGACGTGTGGGGAGCCGTCAGAGCAGCAGCCCCCACTGCGCCGTGCTGGGTGGTTTTCAGCGTTGAGCGGCTACCCATGGCTTTCCCCAGCAGCTTGTCCCCTCTGGGGCGCTGGGCATGCCCTGGCCACCTCCTAGGGGGCAGCAGTCCCACATCTGTAACCTCAGCAGCTGCTCAGGGCCCATCTCTCCCAGCCACAGGGGGGCAGGTTTGatccctgggggaggaggtgaccccGGTCCTGCCCCACCAGCCCTTCCAAGGAGGACGCCGGATCCCAGTGGGTTAATGTCACCCAGGCCGGCTGTTCCTGGAGTCCAGGCACAGGCGGCGTTGCTGCGGCCCAGCTGGGTGCGGTGTCAGTAGAAGGGAAGGAAGCTCTCAGCCGCTCAGCGGGTCGCTGGGGCTCGGGCGGGGGATTGGGATTGCTGCCAGGGCACTCTGTGACCCGCCTGCCTCCCAGCCAGCCCACAGCCCGAACGGCTGAGACGGGTGCCACGCCCAGTGGGCATCCTGTCTGGGCACAcctctgccagccccttgccTGCCCCACCGAGCTCCTCAGCACCACCCTGCCCCTCTGGCAGCCTGCATTGGGCATGTGGGGTGTGGTTTTGGGGGGCCCGGGCTCTGGGCGGGGGTCCCTGGCAGTGGAGGCCGGGGCTGTGACTGCACTCTGAGTTAATGCTTCTACAGGTGAGGACCACAAGCCAGAGCCCCATAGCAGACGGCCTTGTCGAGCGTATGTAACACCCACCTGCCTCTCGCGTATCTTGCTCTGTAGCCATTGTTCTCCTTGGACGCCCCCCTTTCGATTTTGGCTTGACAGGCGGCTGATCCAAAACtacaccccacctcttcctggctACAGCCCAACCCTGCCAAACCCGGGGGAGGGCGCCTGGAAAAGCAGGTTCTCCGACCAGCTGGGTGGGGCTAGGACAGGAGATCAGCAATGGGGcactcagcccctccctgtgGGGCGCTGATCTCACCCGGcgatgggggctgggggctcagtgcgaggcaggctggctgggtgggcCCCCAGAGCCGCTCCAGAGGGCAGGGATGCTGGGGGGCCGGCGGGGCACGAGGTGGGCGTTTGGCAAGGTTTGGCTGTAGCCCTGTGGTGAGAGGATGCTCTAGGGAGGGAGTCTGGAGCCCTTGGTGGGCCCCCCCTAGGCCCATTGAGagccgccctgccctgccccccagcgtcACACTGCATGAGCGCGCGGTCTCTGTGTGCCGCTGGCCTGGGCCCTCCGGCGCTGACGCCccgtctctctcctcccctcccctgtgtgtctctgccctctccccccagacATCCGGCTGCGGGTGCGCGCCGAGTTCTGCCAGCACGAGCCCGTCCTGCGGCAGAACGTGCTGTCCAACAAGCAGCACCGGCTGGAGCGCCAGTTCGACGTCTTCGGCCAGTCCAGCACCATCCTCAAGTCCCGCGACCTGGGCTCCATCATCTGCGACATCAAGTTCTCGGAGCTCTCCTACCTGGACGCCTTCTGGAGCGACTACATGAACGGGGCGCTGCTGGAGGCCCTCAAGGGCGTCTTCCTCACCGAGTCGCTGCGGGACGCCGTGGGGCAGGAGGCCATCCGGCTGCTGGTCAACGTGGACGAGGACGACTACGAGGAGGGGCGCCGGCTGCTGCTGGAGAGCCTGGGCCCCCAGTGACGGCCCCTCTGGGGAGCTGGCTCTGGGTGGGTCGCGCGTCCGGCCTTCCCGGGGGGGAGCCAGGCTCTGCTCCCTCGGAGCTGGGCACGCCGGTCCCTCCCCTCGCCAGCCACGCGGGCACGCCGGGTCCTCTCCTCCCCCGCCAGCCAGCCGGGCACGCCGGGTCCCTCCCACGCGGGCACGCCGGGTCCCTCTCCCGCCACGCTGCCCCAGTCCACACGCATGCTGGGTCCTCCCCCCACGCTAGCCACGTGGGCACCCCAGTCCACACTCCCCCCACGCTAGCCACTGTCACCCTAGTCCACACACCAGGTGTCCCCACGCTAGCCACcgtcacccccccacacacccgttagccaccctctccctgggtgcCAGccgtcctgccccagccctggctgcgtctgggtgctagcagaggaATGCGCCCAAGGCGGGGTAGGGAGTGGGGGGGTCCCTCTGCCGCGCCCCTGGCGCTTACCCCCCTTCTTCTCTCCAGGTCTCGGGCTGGAGTCTTTTCTGAGCCGCTGGAGCTCATCCACTTGGGACACGGAGACTCCTGAGAACGCCCCCCTGCAGGCCTCCGCCTGCCAGCTGGGCCAAGCACCGGCCTGAGTGGTGCCCCTCCTGTGCTGGCGAGGAGACGGGCCGgggcgtggggccaggggcaccgCTGGCCGGGAGACTGGACCTGGCGTTAGCGTTAGGACACAAACCTGCTTTTCCTCCTGCTGCCgtttgggctggggggggcgggtggAGAGGGGGAGTCAGAGTCACTTTCCTGGGCTCTGGCTGTTTGTACATAATAGAAATCTATGGGGCGGACAGGGCTCAGGCAGCGGCTGCGGGAATTTGTCctcaggcctgggggggggggggtgtcagctGGTGTCATTATTTAAAAAGATggtatttttttaagtaaaagatgaaaaaaatgcgaaaaaaaaacaaacccccaaacaaaCCAGCCCGAGCTGCTCTTTTGACACAGGGTTTTGCAGCGTCTTGTATCGGGGATGGGAAAAAATCAATAAAACAGAATTTGTAGCGGAGACTCTTCTTGAACAGGCACTTTCAGTCCCTTCTCCGCCAGCCTGGggcagaaccccggagtcctggctcctgcccccccccccacacacacactggggcagaacccgggagtcctggctcctgccccccacacacacacacactggggcagaaccccggagtcctggctcctgcccccacacacactggggcagaacccggagtcctggctcctgcccccgcgCGGGggcagaaccccggagtcctggctcccggccccccgcccccgcgctggggcagaaccccggagtcctggctcccagcccccccgcgctggggcagaacccaggtgtcctggctcccggccccccccccccccgcgggggcAGAACCCGGGTGTCCTGGCGCCctgtgctggggcagaacccaggagtcctggctcccgcccccctgtgctggggcagaacccaggagtccagctgTTGTAAGGGAAGTCAGGTGGCGCTGGGCTGCCTTTTTCCATGTCCAGTGCAGGCCTGTGGAGAACAGCGCCAGGCCGGTGCCAGGGGAcgtgctgcccccagcccaggggttgGGCTGCCAGTGCCCTGGTTCTCCCACAGGGTGGGGTCGTGTCCTGGCCCCTGGGCTAGTCACCCTCCCCCACTCTTCCCTTCACCTCTCCAGGCCGAAGCCCCTGTGGGGCTGAAAGCTCCCAAGCCAGGCTCCGAGGAGTATCtcgttttggccttcacaacatccgccggcagtgagttccgcaggtTAACCGTGCTCCATGAAGAAATATGTCCTGTTCATGTcatgggtgacccctggttcctgTCAGTTCCTTATTCACTCTCTGCAGGCCAGGCAGGGTTTTGTagccctctctcctctccccctcggTCGCCTCTTTCCCAAGCCGAACAGATCTCCTCCTCCGGGAGCCGTTCCAGCCCCCCGTCCTTGCTGTTCCCTTCTGAGTGCTGCCCGCTCTGTTCTGAGCGGGGTTCGAGGGGCGGGTGGCCCCGGGGCTGGTACAGAGCCGTGTTATTTTCTGTCGTCTCATCTCTCTCTTCTCATGGCTGCCACCATCCCGGTCGCGTTTTTGGCGGCTGCTGCACctcgagtggatgttttcagagaacgcTCCGCAGTGACTCCAAGAGCTTTCCAGCGTGGGGTGTGTAGAGCTGGGATTATGGTTTCCAAGGTGCATCACTTTGCACTTAGCAGCAGCAAATTTCATCTGCCtctttgttgtccagtcacccagtcccgcgagatccctttgtagctcttcgcggTCGACTTtgctcttaactatcttgagtaattttgtatcatcagcaaattttacCACCTCGTTGTTTCTCAGCTCCCTTGTGAATACGTTGAACAGTCCTGGGCCCAGCACGGAGCCCTGGGGGACCCTGAATGACCATTTCTCCCTCCCCTTTGCTTCCCGTTATTGATCCAGAAAGGACCTGCCCTCTTAGCCCGGCCGCTTCCCTTGCTTCAGCGCCTGTGGGGAGGGCCCTTGGCCAGGGCTTTCTGAAAGCCCACGGACGCGAcagccactggctcccccttggCCACCTGCGTGTTGACCCCTCTCagaattctagcagattggtgaggcGCGATTTTCCTTCACAAGAGCTGAGCTGACTTCCCCAGCAAATCGTGTTCATCCCTGTGTCTGACAATTCCAGAGTTTCATCCCGTCTGGCCGGCACTGAAGTCAGGCTCCCCGGCCTGGAATTGCCGGGGTCGCCTCTGGAGCCTTGTTACAAACATTCATGTCCCATTAACTATCCACCAGTCAGCTGGGGCAGATGCGGATCTCAGGGGCGGGTCCCATAGCACAGTTGGCAGTTCTGCAGTTCCGCTTTGTTCCTTCAGACCTCCTGGGTGAATCCCACCTATGCCTGGGGCCTTCCAAACCACCTCTACAGCCACCTCAATCGGGGACGGTGCCTCAGATTTTTTCACCTCAAAAGCTTGGCTCAAGTGTGGGAATCCCCCTCAGCTCCTCTGCAGTGAAACCGCTGGAAAGAACTCGTTCACCTCCCCTCGCGCGTCCCggccccccggctgcaggggg
Proteins encoded in this window:
- the DEDD2 gene encoding DNA-binding death effector domain-containing protein 2, encoding MAEMKRPVISHPWEEEECLEYYGMVSLHHMFEVIGSQLTENDVAVLSFLLDETQPWTHPLDPRLWAVVEEDGTETPSPLLESWQRRSRRWQAPVEAAGSLEVVGERHQPRNGVELLLELERRGRCDETNFLQLLQLLRLLTRHDLLPYVTLKRQRTVSPERYTYGPSVTASDRQMDSCLGSASAETQPDQWETGSNSSKRKRVSRGRARASALGRRRGAKTVPALNQEPPSPTKVTCDIRLRVRAEFCQHEPVLRQNVLSNKQHRLERQFDVFGQSSTILKSRDLGSIICDIKFSELSYLDAFWSDYMNGALLEALKGVFLTESLRDAVGQEAIRLLVNVDEDDYEEGRRLLLESLGPQ